One Hordeum vulgare subsp. vulgare chromosome 4H, MorexV3_pseudomolecules_assembly, whole genome shotgun sequence DNA window includes the following coding sequences:
- the LOC123448959 gene encoding uric acid degradation bifunctional protein TTL isoform X2 produces MATLRPLSVEEVLRVNGSHRFAAALAAASPFDSLANALLAARRIWLNEVDVTGWLEAFAAHPPIGSTSSSVSKWSKEEQSAALSTATDSTAQELSEWNAKYREKFGFVFMICASGRTAPEVLAELKRRYANRPVVELEAAAEEELKITELRLAKLFASETAAPPTSGENQISQPDKAAGNSNRTRPPITTHVLDTALGSPASGIEVHLEMWKDASSTPSFDNKDFKGWTTLGSSITNNDGRSGQLMDIVDNVTPGFYRISFNTSKYAPSGFFPYVSIIFEIKRSQATEHFHVPLLHSPFSFTTYRGS; encoded by the exons ATGGCGACATTGAGGCCGCTGAGCGTGGAGGAGGTGCTGAGGGTGAACGGCAGCCACCGCTTTGCCGCCGCGCTGGCTGCCGCCTCCCCCTTTGATTCTCTTGCCAACGCGCTCCTTGCCGCCCGCCGCATCTGGCTGAACGAG GTGGACGTGACTGGATGGCTGGAGGCCTTCGCTGCCCACCCACCCATCGGAAgcacctcctcctccgtctccaa GTGGAGCAAGGAAGAGCAATCAGCTGCTCTTTCCACAGCCACTGATTCGACTGCGCAG GAGTTGTCCGAGTGGAATGCCAAATACAGGGAGAAGTTTGGGTTCGTGTTCATGATATGCGCATCTGGGAGGACTGCCCCTGAGGTCTTAGCTGAGCTTAAG AGGCGTTATGCAAATAGACCAGTTGTTGAGCTTGAGGCTGCGGCAGAGGAAGAACTGAAGATAACTGAGCTGCGTCTTGCAAAGCTTTTCGCATCAGAAACTGCTGCTCCCCCTACTTCAGGTGAAAATCAGATTAGCCAACCGGATAAagcagcag GCAACTCCAACCGGACACGCCCTCCTATCACAACCCATGTGCTGGACACGGCTCTTGGATCGCCAGCATCTGGAATTGAAGTTCACCTGGAGATGTGGAAGGACGCGTCAAGTACCCCGTCATTTGACAACAAAGATTTCAAGGGATGGACAACCCTAGGCTCTTCGATTACAAACAATGATGGACGCAGCGGTCAGCTGATGGACATCGTTGACAATGTCACTCCTGGTTTCTACCGCATAAGTTTCAATACCTCCAAGTATGCACCGTCAGGGTTCTTCCCTTACGTGAGCATCATATTTGAGATAAAAAGAAGCCAGGCGACCGAGCATTTCCATGTGCCTCTTTTACATTCTCCTTTTTCCTTTACCACTTACCGTGGCAGCTAA
- the LOC123448959 gene encoding uric acid degradation bifunctional protein TTL isoform X1, which yields MATLRPLSVEEVLRVNGSHRFAAALAAASPFDSLANALLAARRIWLNEVDVTGWLEAFAAHPPIGSTSSSVSKWSKEEQSAALSTATDSTAQELSEWNAKYREKFGFVFMICASGRTAPEVLAELKRRYANRPVVELEAAAEEELKITELRLAKLFASETAAPPTSGENQISQPDKAADRMRIIGAHLGALSQLSAYKAPEITGNSNRTRPPITTHVLDTALGSPASGIEVHLEMWKDASSTPSFDNKDFKGWTTLGSSITNNDGRSGQLMDIVDNVTPGFYRISFNTSKYAPSGFFPYVSIIFEIKRSQATEHFHVPLLHSPFSFTTYRGS from the exons ATGGCGACATTGAGGCCGCTGAGCGTGGAGGAGGTGCTGAGGGTGAACGGCAGCCACCGCTTTGCCGCCGCGCTGGCTGCCGCCTCCCCCTTTGATTCTCTTGCCAACGCGCTCCTTGCCGCCCGCCGCATCTGGCTGAACGAG GTGGACGTGACTGGATGGCTGGAGGCCTTCGCTGCCCACCCACCCATCGGAAgcacctcctcctccgtctccaa GTGGAGCAAGGAAGAGCAATCAGCTGCTCTTTCCACAGCCACTGATTCGACTGCGCAG GAGTTGTCCGAGTGGAATGCCAAATACAGGGAGAAGTTTGGGTTCGTGTTCATGATATGCGCATCTGGGAGGACTGCCCCTGAGGTCTTAGCTGAGCTTAAG AGGCGTTATGCAAATAGACCAGTTGTTGAGCTTGAGGCTGCGGCAGAGGAAGAACTGAAGATAACTGAGCTGCGTCTTGCAAAGCTTTTCGCATCAGAAACTGCTGCTCCCCCTACTTCAGGTGAAAATCAGATTAGCCAACCGGATAAagcagcag ATCGGATGCGGATTATTGGTGCACACCTTGGAGCTCTTTCCCAGCTTTCTGCCTATAAAGCTCCTGAAATTACAGGCAACTCCAACCGGACACGCCCTCCTATCACAACCCATGTGCTGGACACGGCTCTTGGATCGCCAGCATCTGGAATTGAAGTTCACCTGGAGATGTGGAAGGACGCGTCAAGTACCCCGTCATTTGACAACAAAGATTTCAAGGGATGGACAACCCTAGGCTCTTCGATTACAAACAATGATGGACGCAGCGGTCAGCTGATGGACATCGTTGACAATGTCACTCCTGGTTTCTACCGCATAAGTTTCAATACCTCCAAGTATGCACCGTCAGGGTTCTTCCCTTACGTGAGCATCATATTTGAGATAAAAAGAAGCCAGGCGACCGAGCATTTCCATGTGCCTCTTTTACATTCTCCTTTTTCCTTTACCACTTACCGTGGCAGCTAA